Proteins co-encoded in one Pithys albifrons albifrons isolate INPA30051 chromosome 14, PitAlb_v1, whole genome shotgun sequence genomic window:
- the ENOX2 gene encoding ecto-NOX disulfide-thiol exchanger 2 isoform X1 — translation MEGLNNPPGGRRDIGSPRVRPGGAEPVWKGLNPLSFDPASSTESLQLGSATCPQVSESPAEDGSDPGKRKRAVPPADGGRNLSLDSIPMGLPMSDPTAWATAMNNLGMAPMGMTGQPLLPDFDPALGMMTGIPPINPMMPGLGIVPPPIPPDMPAVKEIIHCKSCTLFPPNPHLPPPATRERPPGCKTVFVGGLPENGTEQIIMEVFEQCGEVIAIRKSKKNFCHIRFAEEFMVDKALYLSGYRIRLGSSTDKKDTGRLHVDFAQARDDLYEWECKQRMLAREERHRRRLAEERFRPPSPPPVVHYSDHECSVVAEKLKDDTKFSEAIQTLLTWIERGEVNRRTANNFYSMIQSANSHIRRLINEKAAHEKEMEEAKEKFKLALSGILVQFEQIVAVYHSASKQKAWDHFTKAQRKNISVWCKQAEEIRNIHNDELMGIRREEEMEMSDEEIEDPSEMKETEESALVSQVEALKEENDSLRWQLDAYRNEVELLKQEQGKATRDEDTTKEQQMKLLQQALQGMQKHLLKVQEEYKKREAELEKVKEDKLKVETLLENLKEQQSMADEEDKEGDAADCQGNESSTSRVCACSQEKECPVEKTLSNSPVKSEREVLLVGIISTFLHVHPFGASIEYICSYLQRLDSKICTAEVEVLMTRLQNTFRQELSGVGASLEKRWKFCGFDGLKMT, via the exons ATGGAGGGTCTGAACAACCCCCCTGGAGGCCGCCGGGACATCGGGAGCCCTCGGGTCCGTCCGGGTGGTGCGGAGCCTGTTTGGAAAG gcTTAAACCCTCTGTCCTTTgatcctgccagcagcaccgagtccctgcagctgggcagtgccacgTGCCCACAGGTGTCGGAGAGCCCAGCTGAGGATGGAAGTGATCcgggaaagaggaagagagcaGTTCCTCCAG cAGATGGTGGCAGAAATCTGAGCCTGGACTCCATTCCGATGGGATTGCCAATGTCTGACCCAACCGCCTGGGCCACCGCCATGAACAACCTGGGGATGGCTCCCATGGGCATGACAGGACAGCCCCTTCTGCCCG ACTTTGATCCTGCTCTTGGGATGATGACTGGAATCCCTCCCATCAACCCCATGATGCCAGGCTTGGGGATCGtccctcctcccatccctccgGACATGCCTGCCGTGAAGGAGATCATTCACTGCAAGAGCTGCACCCTCTTCCCACCTAACCCAC ATCTTCCCCCTCCAGCCACAAGAGAGAGACCCCCGGGGTGCAAGACAGTGTTTGTTGGAGGCCTGCCAGAAAATGGGACGGAGCAGATCATCATGGAGGTGTTTGAGCAGTGTGGGGAGGTCATAGCTATCCGGAAGAGCAAGAAGAACTTCTGCCACATCCGCTTTGCTGAGGAGTTCATGGTGGACAAGGCACTTTACCTGTCTG GCTACCGCATCCGGCTGGGCTCCAGCACGGACAAGAAGGACACGGGGCGGCTGCACGTGGACTTTGCGCAGGCGCGGGATGACCTGTACGAGTGGGAGTGCAAGCAGCGCATGCTGGCGCGGGAGGAGCGGCACCGGCGCCGCCTGGCCGAGGAGCGCTTCCGCCCGCCCTCCCCGCCACCCGTCGTCCACTACTCCGACCACGAGTGCAGCGTCGTGGCTGAGAAGCTCAAAG ATGACACAAAGTTCTCAGAAGCCATCCAGACCTTGCTGACCTGGATAGAGCGTGGGGAGGTGAACAGGAGAACTGCCAACAACTTCTACTCCATGATCCAGTCAGCCAACAGCCACATCCGCAGGCTCATCAATGAGAAAGCGGCTCATGAGAAGGAGATGGAAGAAGCTAAAGAGAAGTTCAAACTGGCTCTCTCAGGGATCCTGGTGCAGT TCGAGCAGATAGTGGCCGTGTACCATTCTGCCTCCAAACAAAAGGCTTGGGACCATTTCACGAAAGCTCAGCGTAAGAACATCAGCGTGTGGTGCAAACAAGCAGAG GAAATCCGTAACATCCATAACGATGAGCTGATGGGTATCCggagagaggaggaaatggaAATGTCTGATGAAGAAATAGAAGATCcatcagaaatgaaagaaacagaagaatcaG CGCTGGTGTCGCAGGTGGAGGCGCTGAAGGAGGAGAACGACAGCCTGCGCTGGCAGCTGGACGCGTATCGCAACGAGGTGGAGCTGCTcaagcaggagcagggcaaggcCACCCGCGACGAGGACACCACCaaggagcagcagatgaagctcctccagcaggctctgcagggcatgCAGAAG CACCTTTTGAAAGTCCAAGAGGAATacaaaaagagagaagcagagttagaaaaagtgaaagaagaCAAATTAAAAGTAGAAACATTACTAGAAAACCTCAAGGAGCAG CAGAGCATGGCAGATGAAGAGGACAAGGAGGGAGATGCAGCTGATTGTCAAGGGAAT gagagcagcacatCCAGAGTTTGTGCCTGCAGCCAGGAGAAGGAATGTCCAGTGGAGAAGACGTTGAGCAACAGTCCTGTCAAGTCTGAACGAGAAGTTCTCTTAGTTG GAATAATCTCCACGTTTCTCCACGTGCATCCGTTTGGCGCCAGCATTGAGTACATCTGCTCCTACCTGCAGCGCCTGGACAGCAAG ATCTGCACGGCGGAGGTGGAAGTGCTCATGACGCGACTCCAGAACACGTTCCGGCAGGAGCTGAGCGGGGTTGGGgccagcttggagaagagatggAAGTTTTGTGGCTTTGATGGGTTGAAAATGACTTGA
- the ENOX2 gene encoding ecto-NOX disulfide-thiol exchanger 2 isoform X2 — MEGLNNPPGGRRDIGSPRVRPGGAEPVWKGLNPLSFDPASSTESLQLGSATCPQVSESPAEDGSDPGKRKRAVPPDGGRNLSLDSIPMGLPMSDPTAWATAMNNLGMAPMGMTGQPLLPDFDPALGMMTGIPPINPMMPGLGIVPPPIPPDMPAVKEIIHCKSCTLFPPNPHLPPPATRERPPGCKTVFVGGLPENGTEQIIMEVFEQCGEVIAIRKSKKNFCHIRFAEEFMVDKALYLSGYRIRLGSSTDKKDTGRLHVDFAQARDDLYEWECKQRMLAREERHRRRLAEERFRPPSPPPVVHYSDHECSVVAEKLKDDTKFSEAIQTLLTWIERGEVNRRTANNFYSMIQSANSHIRRLINEKAAHEKEMEEAKEKFKLALSGILVQFEQIVAVYHSASKQKAWDHFTKAQRKNISVWCKQAEEIRNIHNDELMGIRREEEMEMSDEEIEDPSEMKETEESALVSQVEALKEENDSLRWQLDAYRNEVELLKQEQGKATRDEDTTKEQQMKLLQQALQGMQKHLLKVQEEYKKREAELEKVKEDKLKVETLLENLKEQQSMADEEDKEGDAADCQGNESSTSRVCACSQEKECPVEKTLSNSPVKSEREVLLVGIISTFLHVHPFGASIEYICSYLQRLDSKICTAEVEVLMTRLQNTFRQELSGVGASLEKRWKFCGFDGLKMT, encoded by the exons ATGGAGGGTCTGAACAACCCCCCTGGAGGCCGCCGGGACATCGGGAGCCCTCGGGTCCGTCCGGGTGGTGCGGAGCCTGTTTGGAAAG gcTTAAACCCTCTGTCCTTTgatcctgccagcagcaccgagtccctgcagctgggcagtgccacgTGCCCACAGGTGTCGGAGAGCCCAGCTGAGGATGGAAGTGATCcgggaaagaggaagagagcaGTTCCTCCAG ATGGTGGCAGAAATCTGAGCCTGGACTCCATTCCGATGGGATTGCCAATGTCTGACCCAACCGCCTGGGCCACCGCCATGAACAACCTGGGGATGGCTCCCATGGGCATGACAGGACAGCCCCTTCTGCCCG ACTTTGATCCTGCTCTTGGGATGATGACTGGAATCCCTCCCATCAACCCCATGATGCCAGGCTTGGGGATCGtccctcctcccatccctccgGACATGCCTGCCGTGAAGGAGATCATTCACTGCAAGAGCTGCACCCTCTTCCCACCTAACCCAC ATCTTCCCCCTCCAGCCACAAGAGAGAGACCCCCGGGGTGCAAGACAGTGTTTGTTGGAGGCCTGCCAGAAAATGGGACGGAGCAGATCATCATGGAGGTGTTTGAGCAGTGTGGGGAGGTCATAGCTATCCGGAAGAGCAAGAAGAACTTCTGCCACATCCGCTTTGCTGAGGAGTTCATGGTGGACAAGGCACTTTACCTGTCTG GCTACCGCATCCGGCTGGGCTCCAGCACGGACAAGAAGGACACGGGGCGGCTGCACGTGGACTTTGCGCAGGCGCGGGATGACCTGTACGAGTGGGAGTGCAAGCAGCGCATGCTGGCGCGGGAGGAGCGGCACCGGCGCCGCCTGGCCGAGGAGCGCTTCCGCCCGCCCTCCCCGCCACCCGTCGTCCACTACTCCGACCACGAGTGCAGCGTCGTGGCTGAGAAGCTCAAAG ATGACACAAAGTTCTCAGAAGCCATCCAGACCTTGCTGACCTGGATAGAGCGTGGGGAGGTGAACAGGAGAACTGCCAACAACTTCTACTCCATGATCCAGTCAGCCAACAGCCACATCCGCAGGCTCATCAATGAGAAAGCGGCTCATGAGAAGGAGATGGAAGAAGCTAAAGAGAAGTTCAAACTGGCTCTCTCAGGGATCCTGGTGCAGT TCGAGCAGATAGTGGCCGTGTACCATTCTGCCTCCAAACAAAAGGCTTGGGACCATTTCACGAAAGCTCAGCGTAAGAACATCAGCGTGTGGTGCAAACAAGCAGAG GAAATCCGTAACATCCATAACGATGAGCTGATGGGTATCCggagagaggaggaaatggaAATGTCTGATGAAGAAATAGAAGATCcatcagaaatgaaagaaacagaagaatcaG CGCTGGTGTCGCAGGTGGAGGCGCTGAAGGAGGAGAACGACAGCCTGCGCTGGCAGCTGGACGCGTATCGCAACGAGGTGGAGCTGCTcaagcaggagcagggcaaggcCACCCGCGACGAGGACACCACCaaggagcagcagatgaagctcctccagcaggctctgcagggcatgCAGAAG CACCTTTTGAAAGTCCAAGAGGAATacaaaaagagagaagcagagttagaaaaagtgaaagaagaCAAATTAAAAGTAGAAACATTACTAGAAAACCTCAAGGAGCAG CAGAGCATGGCAGATGAAGAGGACAAGGAGGGAGATGCAGCTGATTGTCAAGGGAAT gagagcagcacatCCAGAGTTTGTGCCTGCAGCCAGGAGAAGGAATGTCCAGTGGAGAAGACGTTGAGCAACAGTCCTGTCAAGTCTGAACGAGAAGTTCTCTTAGTTG GAATAATCTCCACGTTTCTCCACGTGCATCCGTTTGGCGCCAGCATTGAGTACATCTGCTCCTACCTGCAGCGCCTGGACAGCAAG ATCTGCACGGCGGAGGTGGAAGTGCTCATGACGCGACTCCAGAACACGTTCCGGCAGGAGCTGAGCGGGGTTGGGgccagcttggagaagagatggAAGTTTTGTGGCTTTGATGGGTTGAAAATGACTTGA
- the ENOX2 gene encoding ecto-NOX disulfide-thiol exchanger 2 isoform X3, with the protein MGLPMSDPTAWATAMNNLGMAPMGMTGQPLLPDFDPALGMMTGIPPINPMMPGLGIVPPPIPPDMPAVKEIIHCKSCTLFPPNPHLPPPATRERPPGCKTVFVGGLPENGTEQIIMEVFEQCGEVIAIRKSKKNFCHIRFAEEFMVDKALYLSGYRIRLGSSTDKKDTGRLHVDFAQARDDLYEWECKQRMLAREERHRRRLAEERFRPPSPPPVVHYSDHECSVVAEKLKDDTKFSEAIQTLLTWIERGEVNRRTANNFYSMIQSANSHIRRLINEKAAHEKEMEEAKEKFKLALSGILVQFEQIVAVYHSASKQKAWDHFTKAQRKNISVWCKQAEEIRNIHNDELMGIRREEEMEMSDEEIEDPSEMKETEESALVSQVEALKEENDSLRWQLDAYRNEVELLKQEQGKATRDEDTTKEQQMKLLQQALQGMQKHLLKVQEEYKKREAELEKVKEDKLKVETLLENLKEQQSMADEEDKEGDAADCQGNESSTSRVCACSQEKECPVEKTLSNSPVKSEREVLLVGIISTFLHVHPFGASIEYICSYLQRLDSKICTAEVEVLMTRLQNTFRQELSGVGASLEKRWKFCGFDGLKMT; encoded by the exons ATGGGATTGCCAATGTCTGACCCAACCGCCTGGGCCACCGCCATGAACAACCTGGGGATGGCTCCCATGGGCATGACAGGACAGCCCCTTCTGCCCG ACTTTGATCCTGCTCTTGGGATGATGACTGGAATCCCTCCCATCAACCCCATGATGCCAGGCTTGGGGATCGtccctcctcccatccctccgGACATGCCTGCCGTGAAGGAGATCATTCACTGCAAGAGCTGCACCCTCTTCCCACCTAACCCAC ATCTTCCCCCTCCAGCCACAAGAGAGAGACCCCCGGGGTGCAAGACAGTGTTTGTTGGAGGCCTGCCAGAAAATGGGACGGAGCAGATCATCATGGAGGTGTTTGAGCAGTGTGGGGAGGTCATAGCTATCCGGAAGAGCAAGAAGAACTTCTGCCACATCCGCTTTGCTGAGGAGTTCATGGTGGACAAGGCACTTTACCTGTCTG GCTACCGCATCCGGCTGGGCTCCAGCACGGACAAGAAGGACACGGGGCGGCTGCACGTGGACTTTGCGCAGGCGCGGGATGACCTGTACGAGTGGGAGTGCAAGCAGCGCATGCTGGCGCGGGAGGAGCGGCACCGGCGCCGCCTGGCCGAGGAGCGCTTCCGCCCGCCCTCCCCGCCACCCGTCGTCCACTACTCCGACCACGAGTGCAGCGTCGTGGCTGAGAAGCTCAAAG ATGACACAAAGTTCTCAGAAGCCATCCAGACCTTGCTGACCTGGATAGAGCGTGGGGAGGTGAACAGGAGAACTGCCAACAACTTCTACTCCATGATCCAGTCAGCCAACAGCCACATCCGCAGGCTCATCAATGAGAAAGCGGCTCATGAGAAGGAGATGGAAGAAGCTAAAGAGAAGTTCAAACTGGCTCTCTCAGGGATCCTGGTGCAGT TCGAGCAGATAGTGGCCGTGTACCATTCTGCCTCCAAACAAAAGGCTTGGGACCATTTCACGAAAGCTCAGCGTAAGAACATCAGCGTGTGGTGCAAACAAGCAGAG GAAATCCGTAACATCCATAACGATGAGCTGATGGGTATCCggagagaggaggaaatggaAATGTCTGATGAAGAAATAGAAGATCcatcagaaatgaaagaaacagaagaatcaG CGCTGGTGTCGCAGGTGGAGGCGCTGAAGGAGGAGAACGACAGCCTGCGCTGGCAGCTGGACGCGTATCGCAACGAGGTGGAGCTGCTcaagcaggagcagggcaaggcCACCCGCGACGAGGACACCACCaaggagcagcagatgaagctcctccagcaggctctgcagggcatgCAGAAG CACCTTTTGAAAGTCCAAGAGGAATacaaaaagagagaagcagagttagaaaaagtgaaagaagaCAAATTAAAAGTAGAAACATTACTAGAAAACCTCAAGGAGCAG CAGAGCATGGCAGATGAAGAGGACAAGGAGGGAGATGCAGCTGATTGTCAAGGGAAT gagagcagcacatCCAGAGTTTGTGCCTGCAGCCAGGAGAAGGAATGTCCAGTGGAGAAGACGTTGAGCAACAGTCCTGTCAAGTCTGAACGAGAAGTTCTCTTAGTTG GAATAATCTCCACGTTTCTCCACGTGCATCCGTTTGGCGCCAGCATTGAGTACATCTGCTCCTACCTGCAGCGCCTGGACAGCAAG ATCTGCACGGCGGAGGTGGAAGTGCTCATGACGCGACTCCAGAACACGTTCCGGCAGGAGCTGAGCGGGGTTGGGgccagcttggagaagagatggAAGTTTTGTGGCTTTGATGGGTTGAAAATGACTTGA
- the GPR119 gene encoding glucose-dependent insulinotropic receptor, with product MASWAVGAILSILASLIIAANMLVAIVLLCVIHKSGSKGLCFVLNLAIADTIVGFTVMGLAIDEFSHPFNPSHDFCILRMAFVTFSSAASILSLILVACDRHLAIRKPFHYFQLVTGRRVGMCLVGLWLVAALIGFLPVLIPSFQMPYDLEKCSFFHVFHPAYLLTMFCIGFFPALFLFLYLYCDMLKIASMHVQHIQEVEQAGLAGGCPPPRPTSDMKAMRTVATLIGCFMLSWLPFFVASIVLMLCPKCFPYKVIENFLWLLGLGNSLLNPLLYSYWQRDVRLQLSQLAAGVKRKVLLLLGNGPRFPGRGPEPVPAVSCQQIQD from the coding sequence ATGgccagctgggcagtgggagcCATCCTCTCCATTCTGGCCTCGCTCATCATTGCTGCCAACATGCTGGTGGCCATCGTCCTGCTCTGCGTCATCCACAAGAGCGGCTCCAAGGGGCTCTGCTTTGTCCTCAATCTTGCCATTGCAGACACCATTGTTGGCTTCACGGTCATGGGGCTGGCCATAGATGAGTTTTCCCACCCCTTTAATCCTTCCCATGACTTCTGCATCCTAAGAATGGCTTTTGTGAccttctcctctgctgcctccatctTGTCCCTGATCCTGGTTGCGTGCGACAGGCACCTGGCGATCCGGAAACCTTTCCACTATTTCCAGCTGGTGACAGGCCGAAGGGTCGGGATGTGCTTGGTAGGGCTCTGGCTGGTTGCTGCCCTCATTGGCTTCCTCCCAGTCCTCATCCCATCTTTCCAGATGCCGTACGACCTTGAGAAGTGCTCCTTTTTCCATGTCTTCCACCCTGCCTACCTGCTTACCATGTTCTGCATCGGCTTCTTCCCTGcactcttcctcttcctctacCTCTACTGTGACATGCTGAAAATCGCCTCCATGCACGTGCAGCACATCCAGGAGGTGGAGCAGGCCGGGCTGGCAGGGGGCTGCCCCCCACCCCGCCCCACCAGCGACATGAAGGCCATGCGCACAGTCGCCACACTCATCGGGTGCTTCATGCTCTCCTGGCTGCCTTTCTTCGTCGCCAGCATCGTGCTGATGCTCTGTCCCAAGTGCTTCCCCTACAAAGTCATTGAGAACTTCCtctggctgctggggctggggaactCCCTGCTGAACCCGCTGCTCTATTCCTACTGGCAGCGGGACGTGCggctccagctctcccagctggcTGCCGGTGTGAAGAGGAAGGTCCTGCTTCTCCTGGGCAATGGCCCCCGTTTCCCTGGCAGAGGCCCCGAGCCTGTCCCTGCCGTGTCCTGCCAGCAGATCCAGGACTGA